The genomic stretch CCAACCGCCGTGACGATTGGACGCCGCGGGCCCCGCCACCCGTGCACGCGGGGCCTCATTCAACCCTGTTCTTTCCCGGAGGGCACATGCCGATCGTGGTTCGCCCGGCGACCGTGTTCGAGGACGTCGCGACGATGGTGGGGCCCAAGCGGCCGGACGCGAACGTCTGCTGGTGCCTGAGCTACCGCATCCCGTCGAAGGAGAACGTCGCGCTCAGGGGCCCGACGCGTGGCGAGCGGGTGGCCGCGCTCATGGAGCAGGGGCCCATCGGGGTCCTGGCCTACGACGGCGACGAGGTCGTCGGGTGGGCGGCGGTCGCGCCACGCCGCGAGACGACCTTCGCGAACAGCCGCACGATCCCCCTTGTCGACGGTACGGACGCCGACGTGTGGGCGGTCTGGTGCATCCGCGTCCGCCCGGGGCACCGGGGGCGCGGGATCTCCCATCCCCTGCTGCAGGGTGCGGTCGAGTTCGCGCGGTCGCGGGGGGCGGCCGCCATCGAGGGGTACCCCGTCGACAATGAAGGCGCGAAGGTCGACCTGACCATGGCGTACGTCGGCACGCGGGGCCTGTTCGAGAAGGTGGGGTTTCGGAAGGTGGCCGATACCTCATCCGTGCTCAACGGCTTTCCCCGGGTGCTGATGCGGCTGGAGCTGCGCT from Longimicrobium sp. encodes the following:
- a CDS encoding GNAT family N-acetyltransferase translates to MPIVVRPATVFEDVATMVGPKRPDANVCWCLSYRIPSKENVALRGPTRGERVAALMEQGPIGVLAYDGDEVVGWAAVAPRRETTFANSRTIPLVDGTDADVWAVWCIRVRPGHRGRGISHPLLQGAVEFARSRGAAAIEGYPVDNEGAKVDLTMAYVGTRGLFEKVGFRKVADTSSVLNGFPRVLMRLELR